One part of the Caproiciproducens sp. CPB-2 genome encodes these proteins:
- a CDS encoding DEAD/DEAH box helicase family protein: MARRTTANAPQLKFYQKLILNRYLLAQFGVSDLRELSANMKRPSLEEIDGEGVTGFYKQLTAQFGGKCMISEEALARYDLNIVSHMRKINDKRTEPMVLKYFQYLSLLFVEYYLDEYFNDRQGLIDRLNAYIANFNAQFPNDSYKPYETKDLNKIAIWNATGSGKTLIMHVNYYQYMHYSGGKLPDDATYILLTPKEGLSLQHIEDYADSGITARIYDKATSRWTQSANEISVLENTKLGDKDQDTVVSVKRFGSRNVVFVDEGHRGSSSGKDGKWQKYRDELCGVHPVKRTMKK; encoded by the coding sequence ATGGCACGAAGAACGACGGCTAATGCGCCGCAGCTGAAATTCTATCAAAAGCTCATATTAAACCGCTATCTGCTGGCGCAATTCGGTGTTTCCGATTTGCGCGAGCTTTCTGCGAATATGAAAAGGCCGTCGCTGGAAGAAATCGACGGCGAGGGCGTCACGGGGTTTTATAAGCAACTGACAGCACAGTTCGGCGGCAAATGTATGATAAGCGAGGAAGCGCTCGCGCGCTATGACCTGAATATCGTTTCCCATATGCGGAAGATCAACGATAAGCGTACCGAGCCGATGGTGCTGAAATACTTCCAGTACCTTTCACTGCTGTTTGTCGAATACTATCTCGATGAGTATTTCAACGACCGCCAGGGTTTGATTGACAGGTTGAATGCCTATATTGCCAATTTTAACGCGCAATTTCCCAATGACAGCTATAAGCCATATGAGACAAAAGACCTCAATAAAATCGCCATATGGAATGCCACAGGCAGCGGCAAGACGCTCATCATGCATGTCAATTATTATCAGTATATGCACTACTCCGGTGGGAAACTGCCGGATGACGCCACATACATTTTGCTGACGCCGAAAGAAGGGCTTTCTCTTCAGCATATCGAGGATTATGCTGATTCGGGCATTACCGCAAGAATTTATGATAAAGCTACCAGCCGCTGGACGCAAAGTGCCAATGAAATCAGTGTGCTTGAGAATACGAAACTGGGCGACAAAGACCAGGACACAGTCGTATCCGTTAAGCGCTTTGGCAGCCGGAATGTCGTATTTGTAGATGAAGGGCATCGCGGCTCATCCTCCGGCAAGGATGGCAAATGGCAGAAATACCGCGACGAGTTATGTGGTGTGCACCCCGTCAAGAGGACAATGAAAAAATAA
- a CDS encoding IS3 family transposase, producing MSFIRHPAAYGAVSTLSAERVFPVWKLCGFLHITRSAYYRWLKHPKSSRELENELIAGEVEKIHSLHTDMGYRRIRDELDRHHGIHVNDKRVLRIDRALHIQSSVKYRRHGCTKSAASPEYIAKNYLNRKFYADAPNRKWLTDVTEFKYFIGPEIRKVYLSAILDLYDRRIVAYAVGDHNDNRLVFNTLDAAVAANPDAHPLFHSDRGYQYTSRSFHSKLHAAKMKQSMSRVAHCIDNGPMEGFWGILKREMYYGRKFTDRKQITQAISEYIYFYNYRRLQRRLSVMTPMEFHAQYAKAA from the coding sequence TTGAGCTTCATCAGGCATCCGGCGGCTTACGGCGCGGTAAGCACGCTGTCTGCGGAACGGGTATTCCCTGTTTGGAAACTCTGCGGCTTTCTGCACATCACGCGCTCGGCGTATTACAGATGGCTGAAGCACCCGAAAAGCAGCCGCGAGTTGGAAAACGAACTCATCGCAGGCGAGGTCGAGAAAATCCATAGCCTGCATACGGATATGGGATACCGCAGAATACGGGATGAGTTGGACAGGCATCATGGCATTCATGTCAACGACAAGCGAGTACTCCGCATCGACCGTGCACTTCATATTCAGTCCAGCGTCAAATACCGTCGGCACGGGTGCACAAAAAGTGCGGCATCGCCGGAATACATTGCCAAAAACTATTTGAACCGCAAATTTTATGCGGACGCTCCGAACCGAAAATGGTTGACCGATGTAACGGAATTCAAGTATTTCATCGGCCCGGAAATCCGCAAGGTTTATCTGAGCGCTATTCTGGACTTGTACGACCGGCGCATCGTTGCCTATGCCGTAGGCGATCATAATGACAACAGGTTGGTATTCAATACGCTGGATGCTGCCGTGGCCGCTAATCCGGACGCACACCCGCTATTTCACAGTGACCGGGGGTACCAGTATACCAGCCGTTCTTTTCACTCGAAATTGCATGCCGCCAAGATGAAGCAAAGCATGTCCAGAGTGGCGCACTGTATTGACAATGGGCCGATGGAAGGCTTTTGGGGTATCCTCAAACGGGAAATGTACTATGGACGCAAATTCACCGACCGGAAACAGATCACGCAAGCCATTTCAGAGTATATTTACTTTTACAACTACCGGCGACTGCAGCGCCGATTGTCTGTTATGACACCCATGGAGTTCCATGCACAGTACGCAAAAGCTGCGTAA
- a CDS encoding helix-turn-helix domain-containing protein, whose product MPNRKKTTAEEKIRIVELYLSGKIGYSEAGKQAGVDCKTIARWVSRYKTEGPAGFLTHGHDRAYGKETKLSAVLDYLAGKGSLQEICEKYGIRDTRQLRDWLRVYNCHEDFRIHTGGSRMTKGRDTTAKERMEIVKACIVNGNDYGGTALKYRVSYQQVYTWTRKYRNMGRAGLEDRRGHRAGTLPSRTPEEELRDKVAQLERKNYDLEMENALLKKVKELERRRR is encoded by the coding sequence ATGCCGAATAGGAAGAAGACAACAGCCGAAGAAAAGATCCGTATTGTAGAATTGTATTTGTCAGGCAAAATTGGATACAGCGAAGCAGGAAAACAGGCGGGAGTAGATTGCAAGACGATTGCGCGTTGGGTCAGTCGGTACAAGACGGAAGGGCCTGCGGGGTTTCTGACCCACGGACACGACCGGGCATACGGCAAGGAAACGAAACTATCGGCAGTTTTGGATTATCTTGCTGGGAAAGGTTCTCTTCAGGAAATCTGCGAAAAGTACGGAATCCGTGATACCCGGCAGCTCAGGGATTGGCTGAGGGTATATAATTGTCATGAAGACTTCAGGATACATACGGGAGGGAGTCGCATGACGAAGGGCCGGGATACAACCGCGAAAGAACGGATGGAGATCGTAAAAGCGTGTATCGTCAACGGGAATGATTACGGCGGTACAGCGCTTAAGTATCGAGTTTCTTACCAGCAGGTTTACACCTGGACGAGGAAATACCGAAATATGGGCAGGGCGGGGCTGGAGGACCGGCGGGGACACCGGGCCGGGACGCTTCCGAGCCGGACGCCGGAAGAAGAACTCAGAGACAAGGTTGCTCAGCTTGAACGGAAAAACTATGATCTGGAAATGGAGAACGCTCTGTTAAAAAAAGTGAAGGAATTGGAGAGGAGGCGACGTTGA